One part of the Synergistaceae bacterium genome encodes these proteins:
- a CDS encoding TRAP transporter large permease subunit, producing LPAVKMLGVDEVHFGVVLVCCLSIGLATPPFGLDLFVAGNISQDQPMAVAKRAFPFIVAFLLSLALIVYVPAISTWLVY from the coding sequence CTGCCTGCAGTTAAGATGCTCGGCGTTGATGAAGTACATTTCGGCGTTGTTCTGGTGTGCTGCCTGTCAATCGGACTTGCTACGCCTCCGTTCGGACTTGACCTGTTCGTCGCGGGCAATATCTCTCAGGATCAGCCTATGGCCGTCGCAAAGAGAGCGTTCCCGTTCATCGTTGCGTTCCTGCTTTCGCTTGCTCTGATTGTGTACGTTCCCGCAATCAGCACGTGGCTTGTGTATTAG
- a CDS encoding TRAP transporter substrate-binding protein — protein MKKFVIALLVFVLALSSCAFGASEFDELWLVTADTTAKGAAGQVFVQLVQEKVKAANAGLVIDYFPNGELGGDADLLRQAQKGYIAIMLCQTAPVVSFIPEVAVFDLPMVFARYDGDTIDKVLNGDSTFHQKMSEAYEKAGLHLLGFMQNATYRLATANRDLQTLSDFKGLQIRTMENKNHMDFWTAIGAEPTPLAWAELYISLQQGTVNAQENAADTCVGAHFEEVQNYLACTNHILYCNQICMNKKLYDALSPEHKAVLDKAVAEALAEMRPKLEEIDRSNKEILIKGNMKMIEYDNSFFSDVLDIQGVKDLYKRIDTATNGLGNILVDSLAAAARLSQAEAEASAVVAPAPAE, from the coding sequence ATGAAGAAATTTGTCATTGCCCTGTTAGTGTTCGTACTTGCGCTCTCGTCGTGTGCATTCGGCGCGTCAGAGTTCGATGAATTATGGCTGGTTACCGCCGACACGACAGCGAAGGGTGCTGCGGGTCAGGTGTTTGTACAGCTTGTGCAGGAAAAAGTGAAGGCAGCCAATGCCGGACTCGTAATCGACTACTTCCCCAACGGAGAGCTTGGCGGCGACGCTGACCTTCTCCGTCAGGCACAGAAGGGCTACATTGCAATCATGCTCTGCCAGACTGCGCCGGTTGTGTCGTTCATTCCTGAAGTTGCAGTGTTTGACCTTCCGATGGTGTTTGCGCGTTACGACGGCGACACGATCGATAAGGTGCTCAACGGAGATTCGACGTTCCATCAGAAGATGTCAGAGGCCTACGAGAAGGCGGGGCTTCACCTGCTGGGCTTCATGCAGAACGCGACATACAGGCTCGCGACAGCCAACAGAGACCTTCAGACTTTGAGCGACTTCAAGGGACTGCAGATCCGTACGATGGAGAACAAGAACCACATGGATTTCTGGACGGCAATCGGCGCAGAGCCTACACCTCTTGCGTGGGCTGAGCTGTACATCTCCCTTCAGCAGGGAACGGTCAACGCTCAGGAGAACGCGGCGGATACCTGCGTGGGCGCGCACTTCGAGGAAGTCCAGAACTACCTGGCCTGCACGAATCACATTCTGTACTGCAACCAGATCTGCATGAACAAGAAGCTGTACGATGCTCTTTCGCCGGAGCACAAGGCAGTGCTGGATAAGGCAGTAGCAGAGGCACTTGCTGAGATGCGTCCGAAGCTCGAGGAGATCGACAGGAGCAACAAGGAGATACTCATCAAGGGCAACATGAAGATGATCGAGTACGACAACTCCTTCTTCTCTGACGTGCTGGACATTCAGGGCGTAAAAGATCTGTACAAGAGGATAGACACCGCGACCAACGGACTGGGCAATATTCTTGTCGACAGTCTTGCGGCGGCGGCGAGGCTTTCACAGGCTGAGGCAGAGGCATCTGCTGTTGTTGCACCTGCACCGGCTGAGTAA